In the genome of Lactuca sativa cultivar Salinas chromosome 3, Lsat_Salinas_v11, whole genome shotgun sequence, the window gctccgagcgtgtgtgttagacttcgggggtagttgggatgcgtatttaccattggcagagttctcctacaacaacagccatcattcgagcattggtatgccacctttcgagctgttgtatggtaggaggtgtcggacccccatttgctggggaaaggtgggacagagagtgatgggcagcacggagatcgtgctccagacgacagagcagattcagcgagtgaggcaaaggttattgactgcccagagccgacagaagagttatgcagacaggcgccgatccgagcttgaatttcaggtcggcgacttcgttctcctgaaagtctctccttggaaaggagtgattcggttcaggaagagaggcaagttggggccccggtatattgggccatttcgtgtgattgcaaggataggtcgggtagcctatcggttggagttaccagcggagttgggtcagatccatgacacttttcatgtgtcgcagttgaggaagtgcatagccgatgagtcggcagtggttccattggaggatattcaggtggatgcgagcctgaattacgcggagagacctgtggcgatcagggatcggaagatcaaggttctgaggaacaaggaagtacctctggttttggttcaatggcaacaccgtaggggatcagaaatgacttgggagccggaacgtgagatgcgggagcagcatccggaactatttgcagaatgagacttcgagggcgaagtctaacccaagtgggggagagttgtaacagcccgaaatctcaggtattgttaattatgtttttggggtgagttgagaggggactcggcgagttggagcctagactcgccgagtaggatcgcagacctagtcgcgggtccgcgactggactcgacgagtccagatatggactcggcgagtcgacgctgttcagcagaaaccctaaccgtgcggttttggatcgtatataatgctcttatgtgccgtcattgttcgtttttagtcgattgaaaggaaccctaaacggttgtgggcatctagagcaagattggaggatattagggcttgaagaggttgtggggcaaagaggagaaaggttttggctaaaggaacagcaaaggattcgagttctgcggtttgaagacacagagagggcatattccaggtaatatttcggattcccttctgttgtttgatgtgtttatgaagttagggtttatgaaacccatttagtgatttggtgggttattatgttattacccaaacgtttacacccagtaatgagatgtttagaagtccagaaaggcccatggttgtatatctcgggaccacacgtaattcaggaagcagttgctcgtctgcatggcatggactcgccgagttgttcttcagactcgacgagtagcttaaagatttactgggactcgccgagttgttcttcagactcggcgagtggagtcggggtggccccgcgattcttccaggagtaactcgtcgggtcgaggagggtactcgacgagtagataaggaatctcagaaagttggaagacgtccagactcgccgagtcgtcatggtactcgccgagtccggtcgagctgaccgttgaccgttgaccagagttgacctaagtctgacttcttagggatagtcacccttagaagttataagtgttaatgagaaatatgtgatgttataggagggttgtagctcgtcggattgtgcacgagtgatttcaggagttgctagctttcagcattttcgaggtgagtcttctcactatactgtacccggaagggtttgactgtgtgaccggaaggtcggatatgttatgtgatatgtatgctatatgtggtaagttaactgttatatgtgctatgtatgatatgttatgggccggaaggcgattatgttatgggccggaaggcgttgtaatgaggaccggaaggtcagggcctggaaaggcgtatgtgtgtaagtgtatattggggaactcactaagcatttatgcttacagttgttgtgcatgtatttcaggtactagcgaggaccgtgagaaggcgccggcatgatcgatacacactgaagattgtctttatgatcttgggattttgaataattgtatttgacagaataattaatctatttatgcattgtttaaaatggaaacaattacgtttttaaaatgaaaaatttgtttgaaaaatttgagttgttacaccaACACTAACCTCCAAACATTACCCGGTAACAACCATAAAATTACACACATTTATCGAGAGTGAAAAGTAAACTTTGAATGACAATTTAAGTAGATAATAACCCTTCACTTGTTTCCATATAAATTATCATTCACGGTtcacttttcacattttataGATGTGTGTTAGCCGATGGTTGTTAACAAGTAAGGTATGAATGTTGGTTGGTAGTTAGGTTAAACAACATAAGAGGAACACCAACATTAGAGGAATGCTAACTAAGTTCATCTCACTATCATACCCACAACAATGCATAGGAAGAACGTAGAGAGTTTGAGTGGTCAGGAAGCAATAGAGTACTTAGACCACTAATTTATTCCTAGAAATTAGCAACAAATGTATTTTcttttttgataataaaaatattttttatgtttataaatgatttgttaataataatatccattaatttcatggtaattttcaaaaaagtcaCAATATTTAGgttattatgtaatttttggAAAACTCCCAAAATTTTGAACAAACTAACGAAAAAGGACAGAATATCGGCAAAATCTGCGAAACCGGCCGAAAAaggttttttcgaagttttaaccGGTATTCTGTGCTTTTctgtaaataaaattttgtttgggacttttttttataaattagactaaaagtttaggacttttctagagatttccatatatatatatatatatatatatatatatatatatatatatatatatatatatatatatatatatatatatatatatatatatatatatatatatatatacccacaTAATCAAAACTACACCGTTTTATCACTTATTTAATTCCATAATCGACTGATATCATCGAACACAAAAATTCCTTTCTAATTTCACATCATTTGTTCCTGATGAAGAGCATCAGTTTGAGTCCAAGGCCGATGCCGGAGCCTCCAAGACTTATCCTCAGCAAGCCGGCACCATTTGCAATAATGGTTATATCGTGATCAAGAATCGTGCTTGCAAGGTTAACATCTTTCTTCAATCTCAGTTTTGTTTTGGAAAATCCTTGTGTTGCGtagttatattttttatttaattgtgTTAATTTTTAGACAGTTTTGCGTCAATTGTTTTTCAATTATgctgttagggttagggtttttgttgCTTTTCGTCTGTTTCAAGTCAACATGTTTGTATGTCTTGATTTTGCTTAATACGAAATGACCCCTCTTCCTTCATCTTTCCTTAAACCTAGCCGCTCATCTACCCCATCTCTTCTGTCGTTGTTGGAGATCGGAGACCGGAATTAGCTTCATTTTTCATGTTGGCATCTTCGTTTTTTCTGCCTCTCTAAATCCGGAGTCTAAAAACAACTAGATATGCTTCTTATTTTTGACATTTACTTCgttaaaacatgaaaaaatctGGGTAGTCGTAACAAATGTTTTCGAAATTGGGTAATCTTTATCCAACCAGGTTCGTTTTTGGTTGATAAATGTAACCGGATTTTTTAGGAAATCCTCATTTTGATATGTAATTTGACCTGATTGATTTTAGAAATCATCATTTTGATATGTAATTTGACCTGGTTGTTTAAGAAAGCCTCATTTTGATATGTAATTTGACCTGATGGTTTAAGACATCCTCATTTTGAAGTGGGTGATCTGCTGAAGACAAATCTGATTGAATTCAACTATAAGCTTCAAAAACATGGAATTGtaggactttgacttttgttttTGCTTAGTTTAATGGGTCCTTTGTTGTCTTGTTTCCTCCAATATAATTTAATTGAGGTGTTTGTCTCATTACAGGAAAGTATGTATCATTACAGGAAAATAGTGAACAAGTGATCGACTTTAATTCTGTAATTGGTGGTTTTTGTTATTTTAATTAGGCTGGCCTTGTTTTTAGTGGGATTAAACCAAACCATAATTTTAGAACACTAACCAGAATTTTATTAAAGGCTTCAAGAATATTTTGTTGAAGCCATCGTGACTTTTAATCCTAACATTGCAACATAATGACCAAATTACCCCAAGACTAGATTATATTAACGTCTATAACCGTTACTAATATTTAATCGCTAAGTAATAAATACTGATATATCTTTCATAATCCTAACATAATGACCAAATTACCCCAAAACTAGATTATATTTCAATAGTTTTTGCATAGTTTAAGAGATATTGTTATGATTAATTTAATAACTTGACTTGTAATCAGTGAACCACTATattgttatgtgtttttgtgataaaaagtttaatttagaggCTTTATATTATCCATGTTTGGTTTCTTATTGTTTAGTTTAAGGGGTATTTTTATGTCAATTTTATATTCTTGTTTAGTGGTTATCTTATTGTTTAAGAGATCTTATTGTTTAAGAGAATAACAGGGGATGAtatgtaaaaagaaaaaaatcaacAAAAGGGCCATCTTCAGCTGAAATTTCCAACCTTGCTTTATTCCGCCGAAGATAGTCGACGGTGAACGATCAGCGGTCAACTGTGCACCCCACTTGACTTCTGGGCTGGATCCGCCACTGTCCATGAGCCTTTTAAATGTTTATTGATGCCCCTTATTTAAATTGGTTATTTTTCTTTAATATCACAATTCagacatattatttatttataaatttatatattgaaGACATTAAATTATTAATCACTATTCTATTGTGAAATGTAACATGGTACTAGGTTGTGGAAGTTTCCACCTCCAAGACTGGCAAGCATGGTCATGCCAAGTGTCACTTTGTTGCAATCGAGATTTTCAACAGGAAAAAGCTTGATGATATTGTATCATCATCCCATAATTGTGATGTATATAATATTACTGCTCTTTCTCATTTTAATTATTCTCTTCATTTTTCTGATCGCACTATTTTTTTTCGCTTTTACAGGTCCACAGTGTCAATCGTACCGATTACCAGCTAATTGATATGTCTGAAGATGGATTTGTATGATACTCTCTACTCTGGATTTGGAGAGGGGAAGGACCTGGTTGTGACTCATATGTCAGCAACGGGAGAGGAACGGATTTGTGCTCTCAAGGACATTGGCCCCAAATATACAATTCAAAAAATCCACAAACACCACACtataatatattataacatttgAAGAAAACAGAAAAACAAGtcatgtttttattttgttttatcatGTAACATATGTTTATGTTACTTATCAAAATTAGAAATTGAAATTCTTCACTTTTGGTCATATTATTTATGTGAGTTATCAAAATTAGCAATTGAAATTCTTCACTTTTGGTCATATTATTTATGTGAGTTATCAAAATTAGCAATTGAAATTCTTCGCTTTTGGTCTTATTATTTATGTGACTTGAACTTTCCTATCCTTAAGTTCTTGAGGATTACCATCATTGGCACAGGGGCAAAATCGTCCAACAATTTTAAAAACCATCAAACGTATGTGTAGATTAACACAACACTAACCAAAATGACAGCCTACTTTCATTCTTAACCTAGATTTGCAGAAAAGTTTTGTTTTGTACCCAAATGACAGCTTTATTTCATTTTAACCCAAAATTGCAGAAAAGTTTCGTTTTGAACCCAAAATGACAACCTACtttcatttttaacccaaaattgtaGAAAAGTTTCGTATTTAACCCAAATGACAGCCTACTTTtaattttaacccaaaattccacaaacatttcatttttaacccaaaatagcattatacttccattttttcacaaaaaatcctcataattttgtttttttcacAAAAAATCCTTGtaattctgttttttttttttcacaaaatactctcataattttgtttttttcacaaaataccatcatatattcgtttttttcacaaaatacccttataatttcgttttttcacaaaaaaatcctcataattttgtttttttcacaaaataccatcgTAATTctgttttttcacaaaataccctcataattttgttttttttttacaaaatcccatcgtatattcgttttttttttcacaaaataccctcataatttGGTTTTTTCTTAAAATACCTTCATACTTccatttttttcacaaaataacctTATGATTTCGTTTTTTCATAAAATACCATTATACTTctattttttcacaaaatacccgcataatttcgttttttttttcacaaaatatcaTCGTAGTTCCGTTTTTTTTCACAAATTACCCTCATAATTttcttttttcacaaaatacattATACTTGCATTTGAAACACATAGTGGCAACCAAATTTCAAATATAATCACACTAATCATAAAAAATCAACAAATTTCATTCGAAAACATTAAAATTGTTAAGAAGCATCAATAACTTCTAGATTATTCATACACCGTTTGTGTCTAAACATGAAAAAGGTGCAGTTAACCAAAAAAATGTCAAGAAGCATCTAGTTTTTCTTTTCCTCACATAAATAAGACATCTCATCATTATGTCTCTTGCAACGATTCATCCGCCTGATACATGAAAAAAATAAGAAAGTGTTAATATAAGTATTAGAGTTATCAATCAATAAAATtaagttatttatataattaCCTTTCTTTTTGAACAACTAGTAGCATAATGACCAAATCCTTGACAGTAAGAGCATGTTCGTTTTTTAGGGGCTTCCAAAGAAGACTTGATTCTAATTGTAAGTTTAGGACGCCCTTTTGTAGTAGTGGGACCAAGAGGATCACAGACAGATAATTGTGACATCATATCTACTTGTGAAACTCCCATACAAAAACTTTGAGATGCATTCTCCGAAGACACAGATTTCTTTCGGTTTGCTTGATCATCTAAAAGATTTATCAACATCGAATTGAGTTTTTGTATCTCCGAAGGTGAGTTCCTTGATTGTTCAATTAGTTTAGTAAAATTTAAACGGACACAAAATAATGTGTAGGCACTAACTCCATTTTCATTATTAATTTCTCCAAGTCCGATACTAACACTACCTAATTTGTACCTAGCACCAAGGGTCCATCGCGGTAAAATATAATGACTCGGCAGTTCTTGaacattcttcttcttcattacGTATAAGCTATGCTTGCATAAAATCCCATTTGTCTCATACATAGAACAAGAACATGTGACACTGACTTGATTTAAAGAACGAAAGGTAACAATACGCCAATATTTTTTATCAACGTCCAATTGCCCAACTTTATATGTGCTTTCTTCTGTAGTTTTTGTTAGAGTATTGTGACTCAAATTGGTAATAGCTTCGGTCCATTCTTTTTTGAAAGTATCAAACATCTTTCTAGTATAACATTGACCAGCTTTTGCTTCGATTGGATGCACCGAAGAAAGAACCGGCCTTGAGTTCATAGTCTTGAAGTCTTCATCTTCTTCGGTAGCCCTTCGTGACTCAACTACTTTGTCGTATTGTACAACAAATTCATTCAGCATGGTTTTCGAGTTAACAAATCCATCAAAAAATGAATTGATACTCTCACTTCGTCCGGTTGTGGTCATACCAGCAAAGAAAATATCCTTCAAGAAGGGTTTAGCCCAATGTATACGTTGGTTATACAtgtcactaatccaacaattgctTTCCAGTTCATACTTAATACGCATATCTTCCCATGTTGCTTCAAATTGTTCAATGGTGTCACTATTTACCCATTTTCTATGCGTTTCTTGAAAATCACTGTAACGGGAAACATACGGTCGAAGGTGCTCAGTTTCATGCTTCCTGATATGCCATGAACAAAAGCGATGTCGAGTATTTGGAAACATTCTTTTTATTGCATTACCCATAGCTTTGTCTTGATCGGTAATAATTGCATTCGGATATTTGTCAAACATACATTTGAGGAAATGTTTAAATAACCATTCAAATGTCTCTTCCTTTTCATTTTCAAGCAATGCTCCACCAAAAATGATAGACTGTCCATGATGATTCACCCCAGTAAAGGGAGAAAAGGGCATCTTGAATTTGTTAGTCATATAAGTGACATAAAACACAACAACATCTCTGAATTTTGTATATGCATCTCTTGATCTACCATCAGCCCAAAAGATATTTCTAGGATACCCATCATCAGACAAATCCACGACAAAATACCGGTCACTGTCAACTAATGTATTATCTTGAAAATGTTTTATAAGTCCATAGAACTCCTTTCCTCTATGTTATTTTCGATGCTCAGATAAGACATCAGCACATTGCTTTGAAGTAACATCAGCTATATTTGAGGTTTTCATTGTATTAACTGCCTTTTTAATCTGAGAAGGTTTCAACCCTGCTTGACCAAATTGCACCATAAGAGATTTACCTTCTATTGAACGGTGGAAATTGCTATGAGATCGATGCTTGATTACCTTCGTTGGTGTCATGGTCAATTCATGATTGTGTGTGTCATTAAATAAGTCCACCAACCATTTTCCATCCTCCTGTCTTGTAATTCGAAGCTTTGCTTGACATCCAGTTCTAACATCTCTACGACGTTTTTTCTCATTTCCACTTGAATCATTGTTGTCTACCCGTTTGAAACCTTCTTTGCTGCATACATAATACTTCCGATAAGGCTCATTTGTTCTTGTGCTTTTAACCGTATCATCTTTACGTATACCAAAACCATGTAAAAAGGAATAATCGTTATAAAATGTATATGCTTCGTCGGGCGTATCGAAAACCTTTCCCAGTATCCTTTCAACATTATCTTCATCTTCGTCAAATTCAATGTTCACATCGAAATCGTTACGTGCTTCAGATTCATATGTTTCTTCCATGAAATCATTTGTGTcgaaatttttatttatatacgGTTCTATAGCCAGATCACTTGCTTCGGTTTCAAACATCATGGCCTTCTCCATTCTTTCTTGCTGCAAAGCATATAAATAGAACAATGTGTTATTCATCACACATAaccaattttattatttttttaagttaataTATGGATCCAAATAATTTGTGGATACATGTGCATATAATGTATCAATGATTAGTtaaaaaatgtttgtatgtttaatttATAGGACCTTCtaattgtt includes:
- the LOC111918511 gene encoding protein FAR1-RELATED SEQUENCE 5, giving the protein MTNKFKMPFSPFTGVNHHGQSIIFGGALLENEKEETFEWLFKHFLKCMFDKYPNAIITDQDKAMGNAIKRMFPNTRHRFCSWHIRKHETEHLRPYVSRYSDFQETHRKWVNSDTIEQFEATWEDMRIKYELESNCWISDMYNQRIHWAKPFLKDIFFAGMTTTGRSESINSFFDGFVNSKTMLNEFVVQYDKVVESRRATEEDEDFKTMNSRPVLSSVHPIEAKAGQCYTRKMFDTFKKEWTEAITNLSHNTLTKTTEESTYKVGQLDVDKKYWRIVTFRSLNQVSVTCSCSMYETNGILCKHSLYVMKKKNVQELPSHYILPRWTLGARYKLGSVSIGLGEINNENGVSAYTLFCVRLNFTKLIEQSRNSPSEIQKLNSMLINLLDDQANRKKSVSSENASQSFCMGVSQVDMMSQLSVCDPLGPTTTKGRPKLTIRIKSSLEAPKKRTCSYCQGFGHYATSCSKRKADESLQET